Proteins encoded together in one Microcebus murinus isolate Inina chromosome 16, M.murinus_Inina_mat1.0, whole genome shotgun sequence window:
- the GARIN5A gene encoding Golgi-associated RAB2 interactor protein 5A isoform X1, producing MKRGHESRPALGGAGEAAPGGMADRPLVPAYPTGRPGRLQRHLQSGEFDQLRDFPIFESNFVQVTRLGEVANKVTMGVAASSPALELPDLLLLAGPTKENGHLQLFGLFPLQFVQLFVHDESRCQLKVKFRTGRAFYLQLRAPPETRDREFGQWVRLLYRLRFHSAQGAVPFTQEDWALEGPDDDAEDEEDEAEAQVECEQLQAMEARLDPQMSELWGL from the exons ATGAAGCGGGGGCATGAGTCTAGGCCGGCCCTCGGTGGAGCAGGTGAGGCGGCACCAGGTGGGATGGCAG ACCGCCCCCTGGTTCCAGCCTATCCCACAGGCCGTCCCGGACGGCTCCAACGCCACCTCCAGAGCGGCGAGTTCGACCAGCTGCGTGACTTCCCCATCTTTGAGAGCAACTTCGTGCAG GTGACCCGCTTAGGAGAAGTTGCCAACAAGGTCACCATGGGGGTGGCAGCCTCCAGTCCAGCCCTGGAACTCCCAGACCTGTTGCTGCTGGCAGGCCCTACCAAGGAGAACGGACACCTGCAGCTCTTCGG GCTGTTCCCCTTGCAGTTCGTCCAGCTCTTCGTCCACGACGAAAGCCGCTGCCAGCTCAAGGTCAAGTTCCGCACGGGCCGCGCCTTCTACCTGCAGCTGCGGGCCCCGCCCGAGACCCGAGACCGCGAGTTCGGCCAGTGGGTGCGGCTGCTCTACCGCCTGCGCTTCCACTCGGCCCAGGGAGCCGTGCCCTTCACGCAGGAGGACTGGGCGCTGGAGGGCCCTGACGACGACGCGGAAGACGAGGAAGATGAGGCCGAGGCCCAGGTGGAGTGCGAGCAG
- the GARIN5A gene encoding Golgi-associated RAB2 interactor protein 5A isoform X7, which yields MKRGHESRPALGGAGRPGRLQRHLQSGEFDQLRDFPIFESNFVQVTRLGEVANKVTMGVAASSPALELPDLLLLAGPTKENGHLQLFGLFPLQFVQLFVHDESRCQLKVKFRTGRAFYLQLRAPPETRDREFGQWVRLLYRLRFHSAQGAVPFTQEDWALEGPDDDAEDEEDEAEAQVECEQLQAMEARLDPQMSELWGL from the exons ATGAAGCGGGGGCATGAGTCTAGGCCGGCCCTCGGTGGAGCAG GCCGTCCCGGACGGCTCCAACGCCACCTCCAGAGCGGCGAGTTCGACCAGCTGCGTGACTTCCCCATCTTTGAGAGCAACTTCGTGCAG GTGACCCGCTTAGGAGAAGTTGCCAACAAGGTCACCATGGGGGTGGCAGCCTCCAGTCCAGCCCTGGAACTCCCAGACCTGTTGCTGCTGGCAGGCCCTACCAAGGAGAACGGACACCTGCAGCTCTTCGG GCTGTTCCCCTTGCAGTTCGTCCAGCTCTTCGTCCACGACGAAAGCCGCTGCCAGCTCAAGGTCAAGTTCCGCACGGGCCGCGCCTTCTACCTGCAGCTGCGGGCCCCGCCCGAGACCCGAGACCGCGAGTTCGGCCAGTGGGTGCGGCTGCTCTACCGCCTGCGCTTCCACTCGGCCCAGGGAGCCGTGCCCTTCACGCAGGAGGACTGGGCGCTGGAGGGCCCTGACGACGACGCGGAAGACGAGGAAGATGAGGCCGAGGCCCAGGTGGAGTGCGAGCAG
- the GARIN5A gene encoding Golgi-associated RAB2 interactor protein 5A isoform X5, producing the protein MKRGHESRPALGGAGEAAPGGMAGRPGRLQRHLQSGEFDQLRDFPIFESNFVQVTRLGEVANKVTMGVAASSPALELPDLLLLAGPTKENGHLQLFGLFPLQFVQLFVHDESRCQLKVKFRTGRAFYLQLRAPPETRDREFGQWVRLLYRLRFHSAQGAVPFTQEDWALEGPDDDAEDEEDEAEAQVECEQLQAMEARLDPQMSELWGL; encoded by the exons ATGAAGCGGGGGCATGAGTCTAGGCCGGCCCTCGGTGGAGCAGGTGAGGCGGCACCAGGTGGGATGGCAG GCCGTCCCGGACGGCTCCAACGCCACCTCCAGAGCGGCGAGTTCGACCAGCTGCGTGACTTCCCCATCTTTGAGAGCAACTTCGTGCAG GTGACCCGCTTAGGAGAAGTTGCCAACAAGGTCACCATGGGGGTGGCAGCCTCCAGTCCAGCCCTGGAACTCCCAGACCTGTTGCTGCTGGCAGGCCCTACCAAGGAGAACGGACACCTGCAGCTCTTCGG GCTGTTCCCCTTGCAGTTCGTCCAGCTCTTCGTCCACGACGAAAGCCGCTGCCAGCTCAAGGTCAAGTTCCGCACGGGCCGCGCCTTCTACCTGCAGCTGCGGGCCCCGCCCGAGACCCGAGACCGCGAGTTCGGCCAGTGGGTGCGGCTGCTCTACCGCCTGCGCTTCCACTCGGCCCAGGGAGCCGTGCCCTTCACGCAGGAGGACTGGGCGCTGGAGGGCCCTGACGACGACGCGGAAGACGAGGAAGATGAGGCCGAGGCCCAGGTGGAGTGCGAGCAG
- the GARIN5A gene encoding Golgi-associated RAB2 interactor protein 5A isoform X2, with amino-acid sequence MKRGHESRPALGGAGEAAPGGMAAYPTGRPGRLQRHLQSGEFDQLRDFPIFESNFVQVTRLGEVANKVTMGVAASSPALELPDLLLLAGPTKENGHLQLFGLFPLQFVQLFVHDESRCQLKVKFRTGRAFYLQLRAPPETRDREFGQWVRLLYRLRFHSAQGAVPFTQEDWALEGPDDDAEDEEDEAEAQVECEQLQAMEARLDPQMSELWGL; translated from the exons ATGAAGCGGGGGCATGAGTCTAGGCCGGCCCTCGGTGGAGCAGGTGAGGCGGCACCAGGTGGGATGGCAG CCTATCCCACAGGCCGTCCCGGACGGCTCCAACGCCACCTCCAGAGCGGCGAGTTCGACCAGCTGCGTGACTTCCCCATCTTTGAGAGCAACTTCGTGCAG GTGACCCGCTTAGGAGAAGTTGCCAACAAGGTCACCATGGGGGTGGCAGCCTCCAGTCCAGCCCTGGAACTCCCAGACCTGTTGCTGCTGGCAGGCCCTACCAAGGAGAACGGACACCTGCAGCTCTTCGG GCTGTTCCCCTTGCAGTTCGTCCAGCTCTTCGTCCACGACGAAAGCCGCTGCCAGCTCAAGGTCAAGTTCCGCACGGGCCGCGCCTTCTACCTGCAGCTGCGGGCCCCGCCCGAGACCCGAGACCGCGAGTTCGGCCAGTGGGTGCGGCTGCTCTACCGCCTGCGCTTCCACTCGGCCCAGGGAGCCGTGCCCTTCACGCAGGAGGACTGGGCGCTGGAGGGCCCTGACGACGACGCGGAAGACGAGGAAGATGAGGCCGAGGCCCAGGTGGAGTGCGAGCAG
- the GARIN5A gene encoding Golgi-associated RAB2 interactor protein 5A isoform X6 — MKRGHESRPALGGAAYPTGRPGRLQRHLQSGEFDQLRDFPIFESNFVQVTRLGEVANKVTMGVAASSPALELPDLLLLAGPTKENGHLQLFGLFPLQFVQLFVHDESRCQLKVKFRTGRAFYLQLRAPPETRDREFGQWVRLLYRLRFHSAQGAVPFTQEDWALEGPDDDAEDEEDEAEAQVECEQLQAMEARLDPQMSELWGL, encoded by the exons ATGAAGCGGGGGCATGAGTCTAGGCCGGCCCTCGGTGGAGCAG CCTATCCCACAGGCCGTCCCGGACGGCTCCAACGCCACCTCCAGAGCGGCGAGTTCGACCAGCTGCGTGACTTCCCCATCTTTGAGAGCAACTTCGTGCAG GTGACCCGCTTAGGAGAAGTTGCCAACAAGGTCACCATGGGGGTGGCAGCCTCCAGTCCAGCCCTGGAACTCCCAGACCTGTTGCTGCTGGCAGGCCCTACCAAGGAGAACGGACACCTGCAGCTCTTCGG GCTGTTCCCCTTGCAGTTCGTCCAGCTCTTCGTCCACGACGAAAGCCGCTGCCAGCTCAAGGTCAAGTTCCGCACGGGCCGCGCCTTCTACCTGCAGCTGCGGGCCCCGCCCGAGACCCGAGACCGCGAGTTCGGCCAGTGGGTGCGGCTGCTCTACCGCCTGCGCTTCCACTCGGCCCAGGGAGCCGTGCCCTTCACGCAGGAGGACTGGGCGCTGGAGGGCCCTGACGACGACGCGGAAGACGAGGAAGATGAGGCCGAGGCCCAGGTGGAGTGCGAGCAG
- the GARIN5A gene encoding Golgi-associated RAB2 interactor protein 5A isoform X3: MKRGHESRPALGGAGEAAPGGMADRPLVPAYPTGRPGRLQRHLQSGEFDQLRDFPIFESNFVQVTRLGEVANKVTMGVAASSPALELPDLLLLAGPTKENGHLQLFGLFPLQFVQLFVHDESRCQLKVKFRTGRAFYLQLRAPPETRDREFGQWVRLLYRLRFHSAQGAVPFTQEDWALEGPDDDAEDEEDEAEAQVECEQGSYAYWSRL; the protein is encoded by the exons ATGAAGCGGGGGCATGAGTCTAGGCCGGCCCTCGGTGGAGCAGGTGAGGCGGCACCAGGTGGGATGGCAG ACCGCCCCCTGGTTCCAGCCTATCCCACAGGCCGTCCCGGACGGCTCCAACGCCACCTCCAGAGCGGCGAGTTCGACCAGCTGCGTGACTTCCCCATCTTTGAGAGCAACTTCGTGCAG GTGACCCGCTTAGGAGAAGTTGCCAACAAGGTCACCATGGGGGTGGCAGCCTCCAGTCCAGCCCTGGAACTCCCAGACCTGTTGCTGCTGGCAGGCCCTACCAAGGAGAACGGACACCTGCAGCTCTTCGG GCTGTTCCCCTTGCAGTTCGTCCAGCTCTTCGTCCACGACGAAAGCCGCTGCCAGCTCAAGGTCAAGTTCCGCACGGGCCGCGCCTTCTACCTGCAGCTGCGGGCCCCGCCCGAGACCCGAGACCGCGAGTTCGGCCAGTGGGTGCGGCTGCTCTACCGCCTGCGCTTCCACTCGGCCCAGGGAGCCGTGCCCTTCACGCAGGAGGACTGGGCGCTGGAGGGCCCTGACGACGACGCGGAAGACGAGGAAGATGAGGCCGAGGCCCAGGTGGAGTGCGAGCAG
- the GARIN5A gene encoding Golgi-associated RAB2 interactor protein 5A isoform X4, producing MKRGHESRPALGGADRPLVPAYPTGRPGRLQRHLQSGEFDQLRDFPIFESNFVQVTRLGEVANKVTMGVAASSPALELPDLLLLAGPTKENGHLQLFGLFPLQFVQLFVHDESRCQLKVKFRTGRAFYLQLRAPPETRDREFGQWVRLLYRLRFHSAQGAVPFTQEDWALEGPDDDAEDEEDEAEAQVECEQLQAMEARLDPQMSELWGL from the exons ATGAAGCGGGGGCATGAGTCTAGGCCGGCCCTCGGTGGAGCAG ACCGCCCCCTGGTTCCAGCCTATCCCACAGGCCGTCCCGGACGGCTCCAACGCCACCTCCAGAGCGGCGAGTTCGACCAGCTGCGTGACTTCCCCATCTTTGAGAGCAACTTCGTGCAG GTGACCCGCTTAGGAGAAGTTGCCAACAAGGTCACCATGGGGGTGGCAGCCTCCAGTCCAGCCCTGGAACTCCCAGACCTGTTGCTGCTGGCAGGCCCTACCAAGGAGAACGGACACCTGCAGCTCTTCGG GCTGTTCCCCTTGCAGTTCGTCCAGCTCTTCGTCCACGACGAAAGCCGCTGCCAGCTCAAGGTCAAGTTCCGCACGGGCCGCGCCTTCTACCTGCAGCTGCGGGCCCCGCCCGAGACCCGAGACCGCGAGTTCGGCCAGTGGGTGCGGCTGCTCTACCGCCTGCGCTTCCACTCGGCCCAGGGAGCCGTGCCCTTCACGCAGGAGGACTGGGCGCTGGAGGGCCCTGACGACGACGCGGAAGACGAGGAAGATGAGGCCGAGGCCCAGGTGGAGTGCGAGCAG